The proteins below are encoded in one region of Gammaproteobacteria bacterium:
- a CDS encoding DUF933 domain-containing protein — MKVGLVGFPGSGKTTVFNAMTGQDAPVGYGGEVRRAVVDVPDPRVEWLSALYRPKKTTFASIVFCDIPGEHGSEQRGLSTAALQQVRDQDALCLVLRGFDNPALEHAPAPAAELEAFHAECVLADLVFVERWLERARKEAKRGLEVAAFERMRETLESERPLRVLPESELDRSLLRGYSLVTDAPLLAVLNREEDDAGESLADELEGALARMGAAGMTLSASLEAEIAMLEPADQQEFLRDMGLAEPALDRFIRAAYQLQDLISFFTVAGPEVRAWTIRAGTDARRAAGKIHSDMERGFIRAEVIPCDVLEEYGSEQAVKAAGRLRVEGRDYVVQDGDVLRVLFNV, encoded by the coding sequence GTGAAGGTTGGCCTGGTGGGCTTCCCGGGTTCCGGGAAGACGACCGTGTTCAATGCGATGACCGGTCAGGACGCCCCGGTCGGATACGGGGGCGAGGTGCGCCGCGCCGTAGTGGACGTGCCCGATCCCCGGGTGGAGTGGCTCTCGGCCCTCTACCGGCCGAAGAAGACCACCTTCGCCAGCATCGTCTTCTGCGACATCCCCGGAGAACACGGTTCCGAACAGCGCGGGCTCTCGACCGCGGCGCTGCAGCAGGTGCGCGACCAGGACGCCCTCTGCCTCGTTCTGCGCGGCTTCGACAACCCGGCGCTCGAGCACGCCCCCGCTCCCGCCGCCGAGCTCGAGGCGTTCCACGCCGAATGCGTCCTCGCCGATCTGGTGTTCGTCGAACGCTGGCTGGAGCGGGCGCGCAAGGAGGCGAAGCGCGGGCTCGAGGTGGCGGCCTTCGAGCGCATGCGGGAGACGCTGGAATCGGAACGGCCGCTGCGCGTGCTTCCCGAATCGGAGCTCGATCGTTCGCTCCTGCGCGGCTATTCGCTGGTCACCGACGCGCCGCTGCTGGCCGTGCTCAACCGCGAGGAAGACGACGCAGGGGAGTCGCTGGCGGATGAACTCGAAGGCGCGCTGGCCCGCATGGGCGCCGCGGGCATGACCCTTTCGGCCAGCCTCGAGGCGGAGATCGCGATGCTCGAGCCCGCGGACCAGCAGGAGTTTCTGCGCGACATGGGGCTGGCCGAGCCCGCCCTCGACCGCTTCATTCGCGCGGCCTACCAGCTGCAGGACCTGATCTCCTTCTTCACTGTGGCGGGGCCGGAGGTGCGAGCCTGGACCATCCGCGCGGGCACCGACGCGCGCCGAGCCGCCGGGAAGATCCACTCGGACATGGAGCGGGGCTTCATCCGGGCGGAGGTCATCCCCTGCGATGTCCTGGAGGAATACGGATCGGAGCAGGCGGTGAAGGCGGCCGGGCGGCTGCGGGTGGAAGGAAGGGACTACGTCGTGCAGGACGGGGATGTCCTGCGGGTGCTCTTTAACGTGTAG
- a CDS encoding pyridoxamine 5'-phosphate oxidase family protein, translated as MAPLVAAWMAPQAVAAWMTPLVAAWMASLAVAGSAGAQTPSRAELLGVAREVVEGAAFVSLATLDEEGFPAVRAMDPLPPNENWVVWLATNPGSRKVEQLRANPRVALHYLAEGVPAYVTVIGRARLVDDPEMKARHWKESWTPFYPDRDESVLLIEVTPIRLEVVSEAHGAPGDPETWRAHVVEFGSRGGSRRAGRAPARQLARQLLADGIHLPPVDRSDDGEQNTGDRWRPVDAASAARRISGSRSPRAPQLSTASRAAASISHGISESR; from the coding sequence ATGGCTCCGCTGGTCGCGGCGTGGATGGCCCCGCAGGCCGTGGCAGCTTGGATGACCCCGCTGGTCGCGGCGTGGATGGCCTCGCTGGCCGTCGCGGGCTCGGCTGGCGCCCAGACGCCGTCGCGCGCCGAACTGCTCGGGGTCGCGCGCGAGGTGGTGGAAGGGGCGGCGTTCGTGTCGCTGGCGACGCTGGACGAGGAGGGCTTTCCGGCCGTACGCGCCATGGACCCGCTCCCGCCGAACGAGAACTGGGTCGTCTGGCTGGCCACCAACCCCGGCAGCCGCAAGGTGGAGCAATTGCGCGCCAATCCCCGGGTGGCGCTCCACTATCTCGCGGAAGGCGTGCCGGCGTACGTCACTGTCATCGGCCGGGCGCGCCTGGTCGACGACCCGGAGATGAAGGCCCGTCACTGGAAGGAGTCGTGGACGCCGTTCTACCCGGACCGGGACGAGAGCGTGCTGCTGATCGAGGTGACGCCGATTCGGCTCGAGGTGGTGTCGGAGGCGCACGGAGCGCCGGGCGATCCCGAGACGTGGCGGGCGCATGTGGTGGAGTTCGGGTCCCGCGGGGGGAGCCGACGGGCGGGCCGGGCGCCAGCCAGGCAGCTTGCGCGGCAGCTTCTCGCAGATGGCATCCATCTGCCTCCGGTGGACCGCTCCGACGATGGCGAGCAGAACACCGGAGACAGGTGGCGGCCAGTTGACGCCGCCTCCGCCGCACGCCGAATATCCGGCTCGAGGTCGCCCCGAGCCCCTCAATTGTCGACGGCTTCCCGAGCAGCGGCCTCGATCTCCCATGGGATCTCCGAATCGCGATAG
- a CDS encoding HNH endonuclease signature motif containing protein — MSVTELSDRTIPPHIRRALEERDRGCRFPACGCRFTEAHHVKHWADGGETSLRNTMLLCRRHHRAVHEGQVKVSVATDGTVVFFTRGGKMLADAPRQVWRDLAPVPSVHPAAPGKGDGLTLSNGAALYRDSEIPWEIEAAAREAVDN, encoded by the coding sequence ATGTCAGTTACAGAATTATCGGATCGGACGATTCCACCGCACATCCGGCGGGCGTTGGAGGAACGCGACCGGGGATGCCGCTTTCCCGCGTGTGGCTGCCGGTTCACCGAGGCGCATCACGTGAAGCACTGGGCCGACGGGGGCGAGACCAGCCTGAGAAACACGATGCTGCTATGCCGGCGGCATCATCGCGCGGTTCACGAGGGGCAGGTGAAGGTATCGGTGGCCACGGACGGGACGGTGGTGTTCTTCACGCGCGGGGGGAAGATGCTGGCCGACGCGCCGAGACAGGTCTGGAGGGATTTGGCCCCGGTCCCATCGGTGCATCCTGCCGCCCCGGGGAAAGGCGACGGTCTCACGCTCTCGAACGGGGCTGCGCTCTATCGCGATTCGGAGATCCCATGGGAGATCGAGGCCGCTGCTCGGGAAGCCGTCGACAATTGA